A portion of the Leptospira noumeaensis genome contains these proteins:
- a CDS encoding polyprenyl synthetase family protein has protein sequence MKPNLRIQSILAKFDKNLDGIIKEDIPILKKIKKHVISSGGKRIRPFSHYLFCQFLNIKDVSWLDVGSVAELIHAASLLHDDVVDNAPIRRGKPTIGSLFGNKTAILAGDYLLACGISRLNSLGNPELMEIFSQVLKDLSVSELLQMEWEKNPKISLKVYDSIIYGKTASLFGVCTESAAILAGKPKKDKALIRDFGVRLGKLFQKKDDCLDYFVDSSVSGKEFLKDFKNGLYTYPVLVLRENLNLLEKRKLESVFKKEERTAADETYILGLMESKKISEKLHKELSAEKNYLLGFLNQFPGSAERQLFVEQLERLT, from the coding sequence ATGAAACCAAACCTTCGTATCCAATCCATATTAGCAAAGTTTGATAAAAATTTAGATGGAATCATCAAAGAAGACATTCCTATTCTCAAAAAAATCAAAAAACATGTCATCAGTTCTGGTGGAAAACGAATTCGCCCCTTTTCTCATTATCTTTTTTGCCAATTTTTAAATATAAAAGATGTTAGTTGGCTTGATGTAGGAAGTGTTGCCGAACTCATTCATGCCGCCAGTTTACTTCACGATGATGTAGTAGACAACGCACCTATTCGGCGCGGGAAACCAACCATTGGGTCATTGTTTGGAAACAAAACCGCCATCCTTGCCGGCGATTACTTGTTAGCTTGTGGAATCAGTCGACTCAACTCCCTTGGAAATCCAGAACTTATGGAAATTTTTTCCCAAGTTTTAAAGGATCTTTCTGTGAGTGAACTTTTGCAAATGGAATGGGAAAAAAATCCTAAAATTTCTTTGAAAGTATACGATTCCATTATTTACGGAAAAACTGCTTCCTTATTTGGAGTATGTACTGAGTCTGCGGCCATCCTTGCTGGCAAACCCAAAAAGGACAAGGCACTCATCCGAGATTTTGGTGTTAGGCTTGGAAAACTATTCCAAAAGAAAGATGATTGTTTGGATTATTTTGTAGATTCTAGTGTGAGCGGTAAGGAATTTTTAAAAGATTTTAAAAATGGACTCTATACTTATCCAGTTCTTGTTCTGAGAGAAAACTTAAATCTACTAGAAAAAAGAAAATTAGAATCTGTTTTTAAAAAAGAAGAAAGAACTGCAGCTGATGAAACTTACATTCTTGGCCTCATGGAATCGAAAAAGATTTCTGAAAAACTTCATAAAGAGTTAAGTGCTGAAAAAAACTATCTACTTGGTTTTCTAAACCAGTTTCCAGGAAGCGCAGAACGTCAGTTATTTGTGGAGCAATTGGAACGTTTGACTTAA
- a CDS encoding ATP-binding protein, which yields MYRILFFLFFLPLSLWAEGNLGLWHLGTKPDSKLSELSPKDYNNHFYFGFTENYHYYQIQLEENASRYFHFENGMISELDLTLFQNGKPVSSIQTGLLRKKHPDVLFTGGFVLPAKEKGTYLFKIHSDDAHRINFTIRDEFSLFKYTNSLSLWQGFHLGLCILVCLLSATQFVLLRERIYLLLTFATLSILFTNTLRSGLLYEYGASNYEWFYRYVPGLISLTPFGLVIFLREFLHTKEKYPNADKYFIVYATFLLVSILIVFIDLQIYFRFIYSNSLILTTVTFGYAVYSLVKKKENANVLFYAFFVRQVSTGLLILTNLGLLPSYPFLSSANEIGAALQMTIFTIAISKFQIQTRIKKEESVTKENAELETMVLERTKEIQTQKEELEKALLQIRHTESKLVFSEKMSELGKLIAGVAHEINNPLSAIKASIETLIESKENEIKNLGSKENIYSSLTTSEIKTMKQILSFQSDFGLVASYTERKDKKSSLKKIFKDNDLEYEEAIIERFLDVGITNLYEEEIKLLKRGQEKLSNLILEEKNFRLHLSIIQIAVDRSSKTILALKNFSRVTKAEERRIFTLLDNIETVLTIYQYRMRGKVSLKKTFITDATILGWPEDLIRVWTNLILNGLEAMNQKGNLMITTEQKGNRVEVKVIDNGPGIPLEIQNKIFDPFFTTKNHGEGTGMGLGITKSIIEKHNGNIYIESEPGRTCFSVLLPVIEFIDPDEPFVEET from the coding sequence TTGTATCGAATTCTTTTTTTCCTCTTTTTCCTTCCTCTTTCACTTTGGGCGGAAGGAAATTTAGGACTTTGGCATTTAGGAACAAAACCTGATTCAAAACTTTCTGAATTATCTCCCAAAGACTACAACAACCACTTTTACTTCGGCTTCACAGAAAACTATCATTACTACCAAATCCAATTAGAAGAAAATGCATCTAGATATTTCCATTTCGAAAACGGAATGATATCAGAATTAGATCTGACCCTTTTTCAAAATGGTAAACCAGTCTCTAGTATCCAAACAGGACTATTAAGAAAAAAACATCCAGATGTTTTATTTACAGGAGGATTTGTTTTACCTGCAAAAGAAAAAGGAACTTACCTCTTTAAAATTCATTCTGATGATGCACATAGAATCAATTTTACAATTCGAGACGAATTTAGTTTATTTAAGTATACTAACTCTTTATCTCTTTGGCAGGGATTTCATTTAGGACTTTGTATCTTAGTCTGTTTACTTTCCGCAACCCAGTTTGTATTACTTAGGGAAAGAATTTATCTATTACTTACCTTTGCAACTTTATCCATTTTATTCACAAACACCTTACGATCTGGTCTTTTGTATGAGTATGGTGCCAGTAATTATGAATGGTTTTATCGGTATGTACCGGGACTCATTTCTTTAACACCATTTGGTCTTGTGATTTTTTTACGTGAGTTTTTACATACCAAAGAAAAATATCCAAACGCTGATAAATATTTTATCGTTTATGCAACATTTTTGTTGGTTTCCATTCTGATTGTGTTCATAGATTTACAAATCTACTTTCGATTTATTTATTCCAATAGTTTGATTTTGACTACTGTTACTTTTGGATATGCAGTTTATAGTTTGGTGAAAAAGAAAGAAAATGCTAACGTTTTATTTTACGCTTTTTTTGTAAGGCAAGTTAGTACGGGCCTGCTGATTCTAACTAATTTAGGTTTATTACCATCTTACCCTTTCTTAAGTTCAGCCAATGAAATTGGCGCAGCTCTACAAATGACAATTTTTACAATTGCCATTTCAAAATTTCAAATCCAAACAAGAATCAAAAAAGAAGAATCGGTCACCAAAGAAAATGCAGAATTAGAAACGATGGTGTTGGAACGTACAAAGGAAATCCAAACCCAAAAAGAAGAACTGGAAAAGGCTCTATTACAGATTCGTCATACGGAAAGTAAACTTGTGTTTTCAGAAAAAATGTCGGAGTTAGGGAAACTCATTGCTGGTGTGGCTCACGAAATCAACAACCCCTTAAGTGCGATCAAAGCATCCATAGAAACACTCATTGAATCAAAAGAAAATGAAATTAAGAATTTAGGTTCCAAAGAAAATATTTATTCTTCGCTCACAACGTCAGAAATCAAAACCATGAAACAAATATTAAGTTTCCAATCGGACTTTGGACTTGTTGCCAGTTATACAGAGCGGAAAGACAAAAAATCCAGTCTTAAAAAAATCTTCAAAGACAATGATTTAGAATATGAAGAAGCCATAATAGAAAGATTTTTAGATGTAGGGATTACAAACTTATACGAAGAAGAAATCAAATTACTAAAACGGGGACAAGAAAAACTTTCGAATCTAATTTTAGAAGAAAAAAACTTTAGACTTCATTTATCCATCATACAAATCGCAGTAGATCGTTCTTCCAAAACTATTTTGGCTCTTAAAAATTTTTCCCGAGTCACAAAGGCAGAAGAAAGACGAATTTTTACCTTACTTGATAATATTGAAACGGTTCTTACGATTTACCAATATAGAATGCGCGGAAAAGTTTCTCTGAAAAAAACTTTTATCACCGATGCGACCATCCTTGGCTGGCCAGAAGATTTGATCCGAGTCTGGACCAATTTGATTTTAAATGGATTAGAAGCCATGAACCAAAAAGGAAACCTGATGATCACTACGGAACAAAAGGGAAACCGAGTCGAAGTCAAGGTGATTGACAATGGACCTGGAATTCCATTAGAGATTCAGAACAAAATTTTTGACCCCTTCTTCACAACAAAAAACCATGGAGAAGGAACTGGGATGGGACTTGGAATTACAAAATCAATTATTGAAAAACACAATGGGAATATCTACATTGAATCCGAACCAGGTAGAACTTGTTTTTCGGTTTTGTTACCGGTCATTGAATTTATAGATCCGGACGAACCTTTTGTGGAAGAAACTTAA
- a CDS encoding transglutaminase-like domain-containing protein, which produces MGQTSFPDFYPDDITRLLYDWEIAPPEKKRFLLKLIASRVPWQIQLESALEEVKDPYLRVQARSLKSEITRHRLRHSFFKLTLRGNTNHYKDLEEMCVQLSSIGFPDQNYAEIKQELDRIALRVSELYDDHSGYLTDELKVQILCQVLFQEEGFVGNIQNYNDPGNSYLFQVIKSRLGIPISLSVVYLLVGQRLGLPLYGTNLPLHFLLQYESEGYFTYIDPFHGGVLLDKFTCEKFLEANGYTNSPKYFTKASTLSMIKRMCRNLIHIYRDNQTKEMENTIKDHLQILESRSTHVE; this is translated from the coding sequence TCTTTTCCTGATTTTTATCCAGACGATATCACTCGTTTATTGTATGATTGGGAAATTGCTCCACCTGAGAAAAAACGTTTTTTATTAAAACTCATCGCATCCAGGGTTCCTTGGCAGATTCAATTAGAATCTGCATTGGAAGAAGTAAAAGATCCTTACCTTCGAGTGCAAGCTCGTAGTTTAAAATCAGAAATCACACGGCATAGACTTCGTCATTCTTTCTTCAAACTCACGTTACGTGGGAATACAAATCATTATAAAGATTTAGAAGAGATGTGTGTCCAACTTTCTAGTATTGGTTTTCCTGACCAAAACTATGCGGAAATCAAACAAGAATTGGATCGTATCGCACTTCGTGTGTCTGAGTTATATGATGATCATTCGGGATATTTGACAGATGAGTTAAAAGTGCAAATCCTTTGCCAAGTTTTATTCCAAGAAGAAGGGTTTGTTGGAAATATCCAAAACTACAATGATCCCGGTAATTCTTATTTATTTCAGGTAATCAAAAGTAGGTTAGGAATTCCTATTTCACTTTCCGTAGTGTATTTGTTAGTTGGTCAAAGGTTGGGGCTTCCACTTTATGGAACCAATTTACCACTTCATTTTCTTTTGCAATATGAATCAGAAGGATATTTTACTTACATCGATCCATTTCATGGTGGTGTTTTGTTGGATAAATTTACCTGTGAAAAGTTTTTAGAAGCAAATGGATATACCAATTCACCTAAGTATTTCACAAAAGCATCTACTCTTTCCATGATCAAACGGATGTGCAGAAATCTAATCCATATCTACAGAGACAACCAAACCAAAGAAATGGAAAATACCATTAAGGATCACCTGCAGATTCTAGAAAGCCGATCCACTCACGTGGAATAA
- a CDS encoding LIC10920 family plasminogen-binding lipoprotein, with protein sequence MFRLIVILLVFSSVFAACGLKNENKAEISLLADGEPALYFLGDVDSDITTSCGQATPATTTTTGTGTTGTTGTTSTTTNTRFTVISQLIFKTKETLNLRFTYDSTQIQGKIDPQQGFVLAGGAFGKTVQGTQGTVEWFNQGINIDTALQSAQQISFFNLEITLNGTYSNIASSATTILNSCNTLDSVNCTSGTSTTQCFTSDNKTCLVQNTTTDAKSVIIKGTLKCNAPNIVPQ encoded by the coding sequence ATGTTCCGATTGATTGTTATCCTTTTGGTATTTTCTTCCGTTTTTGCTGCTTGTGGACTTAAAAACGAAAACAAAGCAGAAATATCGCTCCTTGCCGATGGAGAACCTGCTCTCTACTTTTTAGGGGATGTGGATAGCGATATCACTACGAGTTGTGGACAAGCCACTCCAGCAACCACTACGACCACCGGAACTGGCACAACAGGAACCACAGGGACTACATCAACCACAACTAACACACGTTTCACTGTCATTTCGCAGCTTATTTTTAAAACCAAGGAAACTTTAAACCTTCGTTTTACCTACGATAGCACACAGATCCAAGGTAAAATTGATCCCCAACAAGGGTTTGTTCTAGCTGGTGGAGCGTTTGGAAAAACAGTGCAAGGAACACAAGGGACAGTGGAATGGTTCAACCAAGGAATCAACATTGACACTGCTCTCCAAAGTGCCCAACAGATTTCCTTCTTTAATTTAGAAATTACTTTGAATGGAACTTATAGTAACATTGCATCATCTGCTACAACCATTCTCAACTCATGTAATACCTTAGATAGTGTAAACTGTACGTCAGGAACTTCTACAACTCAGTGTTTCACTTCCGACAACAAAACTTGTTTGGTTCAGAACACAACCACTGATGCTAAGTCTGTGATCATTAAAGGAACACTCAAGTGTAACGCACCAAATATCGTTCCACAGTAA